The following DNA comes from bacterium.
GCTCGGCCCTAAGTGCATCTTCCAGTTGCCGACAATGTAAGTTTTTCTTGCCATAGTTGTTTTTTAGTATACCGCGAAAGTGCTTATGCTACCAAAAGTCGGACCGTATCAGTCGCTCCGGTCTTACCGGCGTGTGTCCCAAATGCTGACACGATATAGTCACCGCTTCGCAAGGCGCCCCTTTTGACAAGTGCCTTCACGAGTCGAGACTGGATGTAACGTCTACGCGGAACCTTGTACGGCTTGGACCCCCAGACAATTGCTAGTTGATTACACACCTGGACATCTGGGCTCGCCATGATGATTGCCGCATCAGGGCGAAGTGCAGAAATCGCCTGTGCCGTCGTTCCGGTGAGCGTCTCCGCCAGGATAAGTTGAGCCCCGACGTGATTACCGAGTGTCAGCGCCGCTACAGCTACCGCATCCTGAGCATCATCGGCAGCATTCAAGTCGCGCGACAGCATCTTCAGCTCGCCACTATCCCGCATATACTGCTCGGTGGAGAGAATAATTCGCTTCATCATTTTGACCGTTTCGATCGGAAAAGCACCGATAGCCGTCTCGCCCGACAGCATCACCGCGTCTACACCAAGCGACACCGCGGTCGCCACATCGTTTGCCTCGGCCCGCGTCGGCGTCGGCGAAGACGTCATACTATCCAGCATCTGTGTCGCCATTATCACGGGCGTCTTATACTCTCGCGCCATCTCAATAATTCGCCGCCCGATTATCGGAACCGTCTCAGGACTTGTCTCGAGCGCCAAGTCACCGCGCGCGATCATCACAGCATCACTAGCAGATACGATACTATGAAGATTTTCTGTGGCAGACTTCGTCTCGATCTTGGCGATAACGCGGATCTTTTTCTTGCGCTTACGAATCATTGCTTTTAGCATCTCAATGTCTTCTACCGTATGCACAAATGACAGCGCGATGTAATCAATATCTCGCGCTAGCCCAAACCGCAAATCTTCCATATCCTTGTCGGTAAGCTTTGAGCCATGAAAGATCGTATCCGGAAGATTCACCCCGTGGTTCGAGCCAAATTTGCCAGCATTTTCGGCCCTGACGGTCACCACTCCGTCCTGCACGCGCGTGACTTCGGTCGTAATCACGCCATCACGTATCATCACACGATCGCCGACTTTGACATGCGGCGCGATGTCGTACTGCATGGGGATTACATCCGAACCAGTTGATACTCGTTCGGCTAATTTGATCTGATCACCGGCTTTCACTTCGATTATACCTTCAACTTCGCCGATCCGAATCTTCGGACCCTGTAAGTCCCAAATGATCGCCACTGAGCGGTCGAGCTTTTTGGCCACAGTCCGCACCTTGCTAATCACACGGGCGTGCCACTCATGCGTGTTGTGTGACAGATTGAGGCGAATACCATTCACCCCTGCCGCCAGAAGTTCATCTATCTTTGCTTCGCTCGCTGGACCGATCGTGGCGATAATTTTCGTTTTTTTATACCTGTTCGCATGTACGTGCTTCATATGTACTTAAGTATATCTAAAAAACACTTATGCTGCACCTGTTTTGCCCTACAACATATATTGACTTATTAAGTACTTTGTTATACAATTATCAGGTTCGTCAGATTCCCCAAGCCCCTTGAAAGGAGCCCCCATGACGACCTCCAGCACCTCTGACAACGACCCCTCCAGCAACTCGCTCGGCAAACTCGCGCTCGTGTTACCGCTGATCGCCGTCGCTATCTTATTGGCCATCATCGGCATCATCAAGAGCAATCAGAACCCCGTTGGGTGCTCCATCGGTCAGACGCACGACTACGTCGTGCAGCCTGGTGACACCCTGTACGGAACTGGCGGCATCATCGATCGCGAGATCGTG
Coding sequences within:
- the pyk gene encoding pyruvate kinase, with product MKHVHANRYKKTKIIATIGPASEAKIDELLAAGVNGIRLNLSHNTHEWHARVISKVRTVAKKLDRSVAIIWDLQGPKIRIGEVEGIIEVKAGDQIKLAERVSTGSDVIPMQYDIAPHVKVGDRVMIRDGVITTEVTRVQDGVVTVRAENAGKFGSNHGVNLPDTIFHGSKLTDKDMEDLRFGLARDIDYIALSFVHTVEDIEMLKAMIRKRKKKIRVIAKIETKSATENLHSIVSASDAVMIARGDLALETSPETVPIIGRRIIEMAREYKTPVIMATQMLDSMTSSPTPTRAEANDVATAVSLGVDAVMLSGETAIGAFPIETVKMMKRIILSTEQYMRDSGELKMLSRDLNAADDAQDAVAVAALTLGNHVGAQLILAETLTGTTAQAISALRPDAAIIMASPDVQVCNQLAIVWGSKPYKVPRRRYIQSRLVKALVKRGALRSGDYIVSAFGTHAGKTGATDTVRLLVA